The following are encoded in a window of Mustelus asterias chromosome 11, sMusAst1.hap1.1, whole genome shotgun sequence genomic DNA:
- the LOC144500651 gene encoding uncharacterized protein LOC144500651: protein MRPVVISCLGLLVSMLKADGFKMCPRRCSCYDSSHFVDCKGRSLTLIPGDVPHGTWMLDFRHNNLSELPSGSFGGLWSMRIALLAHNRVQRIHSGAFDPLPFLEQLDLDQNHIRHLPGDFSDNLQHLVDLRLSNNRIEYLHYSSMKYLENLEKLDLSGNKIVSMETGVFKGLYKLRHLFLKNNQLHVIEIGFFFMLQSLEALHLENNNITTIEGEAFASLRSLSLLCLNGNHLNHIKFKTFLNIQTQGTHLLLAGNHWLCDCDLQRVFGKILSVRHLHVDDYDNISCSAPGQLTGYLLVAVDSQLCIAETATVLVITGTVLVTVIAAVVMAERNRKKTANKSWNDNEGPLDSQEK from the coding sequence ATGCGCCCTGTTGTCATTAGTTGCCTTGGGCTCTTGGTCAGCATGCTGAAGGCAGATGGGTTCAAAATGTGTCCCCGCCGTTGCTCCTGTTATGACTCCTCCCATTTCGTGGACTGCAAAGGTCGCTCTTTAACCCTCATCCCTGGGGATGTCCCGCACGGCACCTGGATGCTGGATTTCAGGCACAACAACCTGAGTGAACTCCCCTCCGGATCTTTCGGAGGGCTGTGGTCCATGAGGATCGCCCTGCTGGCCCACAACCGAGTCCAGCGCATCCACTCGGGAGCTTTCGATCCACTGCCCTTCTTGGAGCAACTGGACCTGGACCAAAACCACATCAGGCACCTGCCGGGGGACTTCTCTGACAACCTGCAGCACTTGGTGGATCTGAGGCTGTCGAATAACCGCATCGAGTACCTGCACTACAGCAGCATGAAGTATCTCGAGAACCTGGAAAAATTAGACTTGAGCGGCAACAAAATTGTCTCCATGGAAACGGGGGTCTTTAAAGGTTTGTACAAACTCCGCCATCTGTTCCTCAAAAACAATCAGTTGCATGTCATCGAGATTGGATTTTTCTTCATGCTTCAGAGCCTGGAGGCCCTACACTTGGAAAATAATAACATTACAACCATCGAGGGAGAAGCCTTTGCCTCCTTGCGCAGTCTGAGCCTGCTGTGCCTAAACGGCAACCATTTGAATCACATCAAGTTCAAAACATTCCTCAACATCCAGACGCAAGGCACGCACCTCCTGCTCGCCGGGAACCACTGGTTGTGCGACTGCGACCTGCAGAGGGTGTTCGGGAAGATCTTGAGTGTTCGACACCTGCACGTGGATGACTATGACAACATCAGCTGTTCGGCCCCTGGACAGCTCACCGGTTACCTACTGGTGGCTGTGGACTCGCAGCTGTGCATTGCCGAGACGGCCACCGTGCTGGTGATAACAGGCACGGTGCTGGTCACCGTCATTGCTGCTGTCGTCATGGCCGAAAGAAACCGGAAGAAAACCGCCAACAAGAGTTGGAATGACAATGAAGGGCCCCTTGACTCCCAGGAGAAATAA